The following proteins come from a genomic window of Cronobacter muytjensii ATCC 51329:
- the radC gene encoding RadC family protein, which produces MDNGPREKLMRYGAADLNDDELLAIFLRTGTPGADVLTLAKRLLLHFGSLYSLLSADWQAFQGFSGIGTAKYVQLKAVAELARRYYGSRPSQETALLSPTITREFLQSQLSALEREVFLVVFLDNQNRVIRQNTLFTGTLSHVEVHPREIVREAVRLNAAGIILAHNHPSGHAEPSRADKLVTERIVKSCQLVDIRVLDHLVIGRGEYVSFAERGWI; this is translated from the coding sequence ATGGACAACGGGCCGCGAGAAAAACTGATGCGATACGGCGCCGCCGATCTCAACGATGACGAACTGCTGGCAATTTTCCTGCGAACCGGGACGCCGGGTGCAGACGTGCTTACGCTGGCGAAGCGGCTGTTGCTGCATTTCGGATCGCTCTACAGCCTGCTTTCAGCAGACTGGCAGGCATTTCAGGGCTTCAGCGGCATTGGTACGGCGAAATATGTGCAACTTAAAGCCGTGGCCGAACTGGCGCGGCGTTATTACGGCTCACGGCCCTCGCAGGAAACGGCGCTATTGAGCCCGACTATCACGCGCGAGTTTCTGCAAAGCCAGCTTTCAGCGCTGGAACGCGAAGTGTTTCTGGTCGTCTTTCTGGATAATCAGAACCGTGTTATCAGGCAAAATACGCTGTTTACCGGCACGCTCAGCCATGTCGAAGTGCATCCGCGCGAAATCGTCCGCGAGGCGGTGCGGCTCAACGCTGCCGGAATTATTCTGGCGCATAACCATCCTTCCGGGCATGCCGAGCCCAGCCGGGCGGACAAACTGGTCACCGAGCGCATCGTGAAAAGTTGTCAGCTGGTGGATATTCGGGTGCTTGACCATCTGGTCATTGGGCGTGGAGAATACGTTTCTTTCGCCGAACGTGGGTGGATATAA
- the rpmB gene encoding 50S ribosomal protein L28 encodes MSRVCQVTGKRPVTGNNRSHALNATKRRFLPNLHSHRFWVESEKRFVTLRVSAKGMRVIDKKGIDVVLSELRARGEKY; translated from the coding sequence ATGTCCCGAGTCTGCCAAGTTACTGGCAAGCGTCCGGTGACCGGTAACAACCGTTCCCACGCACTGAACGCGACTAAACGCCGTTTTCTGCCGAACCTGCACTCTCACCGTTTCTGGGTTGAGAGCGAAAAGCGTTTCGTTACTCTGCGCGTATCTGCTAAAGGTATGCGTGTAATTGATAAAAAAGGCATCGATGTAGTTCTTTCTGAACTGCGTGCCCGTGGCGAAAAGTACTAA
- the rpmG gene encoding 50S ribosomal protein L33, with protein sequence MAKGIREKIKLVSSAGTGHFYTTTKNKRTKPEKLELKKFDPVVRQHVLYKEAKIK encoded by the coding sequence ATGGCTAAAGGTATTCGCGAGAAAATCAAGCTGGTTTCTTCTGCTGGTACTGGTCACTTCTATACCACCACGAAGAACAAACGTACTAAGCCGGAAAAACTGGAACTGAAGAAATTCGATCCGGTTGTCCGTCAACACGTTCTCTACAAAGAAGCTAAAATCAAATAA
- the mutM gene encoding bifunctional DNA-formamidopyrimidine glycosylase/DNA-(apurinic or apyrimidinic site) lyase, translating to MPELPEVETSRRGIEPHLVGETILHAVVRNSRLRWPVSDEIHALSDKPVLSVQRRAKYLLLELPDGWIIIHLGMSGSLRILPEERPAEKHDHVDLVMSNGKVLRYTDPRRFGAWLWTRELEGHNVLAHLGPEPLSEAFNGAYLHQKCTKKKVAIKPWLMDNKLVVGVGNIYASESLFAAGIHPDRLASSLSEKECELLAQAIKAVLLRSIEQGGTTLRDFLQSDGKPGYFAQQLQVYGREGEPCRVCGAPILAGKHAQRRTYWCRRCQK from the coding sequence ATGCCTGAATTACCTGAGGTGGAAACCAGCCGTCGCGGGATTGAGCCGCATCTGGTTGGCGAAACCATCCTGCACGCCGTTGTGCGCAATAGCCGGCTACGCTGGCCAGTTTCTGATGAAATCCATGCGTTAAGCGACAAACCCGTCCTCAGCGTGCAGCGTCGCGCTAAATATCTGCTGCTGGAGCTGCCGGACGGCTGGATAATTATTCATCTGGGCATGTCCGGTAGCCTGCGTATCCTGCCGGAGGAGCGCCCGGCCGAGAAACACGACCATGTCGACCTGGTGATGAGTAACGGCAAAGTGCTGCGCTATACCGATCCGCGCCGCTTCGGCGCCTGGCTATGGACGCGCGAGCTGGAAGGGCATAACGTCCTGGCGCATCTGGGGCCGGAGCCGCTCAGCGAGGCGTTTAACGGCGCGTATCTGCATCAAAAATGCACGAAAAAGAAAGTCGCTATCAAACCCTGGCTGATGGATAACAAGCTCGTGGTAGGCGTCGGCAATATCTACGCCAGCGAGTCGCTGTTTGCCGCCGGGATCCACCCCGATCGGCTGGCCTCGTCATTGTCAGAAAAAGAGTGTGAACTACTGGCGCAGGCGATCAAAGCGGTACTGTTGCGATCGATTGAACAGGGCGGTACGACGCTGCGTGATTTTCTGCAAAGCGACGGCAAGCCGGGCTATTTTGCGCAGCAGTTGCAGGTCTACGGGCGTGAAGGCGAACCGTGTCGGGTCTGCGGCGCGCCGATTCTGGCAGGGAAACATGCCCAGCGCCGTACCTACTGGTGCCGACGCTGTCAGAAGTGA
- the coaD gene encoding pantetheine-phosphate adenylyltransferase — translation MTTRAIYPGTFDPITNGHLDIITRAASMFDELILAVAASPHKKTMFSLDERVALAQQAAAHLPNVSVTGFSDLMANFAQTRQANVLVRGLRTAGDFEYEMQLAHMNRHLMPSLESVFLMPSKEWSFISSSLVKEVARHQGDVSHFLPAHVHQALLEKLR, via the coding sequence ATGACCACTCGCGCGATTTATCCAGGTACGTTCGACCCGATCACTAACGGTCATCTCGATATTATTACTCGTGCGGCCAGCATGTTTGATGAACTGATTCTGGCGGTGGCCGCCAGCCCGCATAAAAAGACCATGTTTTCGCTGGATGAGCGCGTGGCGCTGGCGCAGCAGGCGGCGGCGCATCTGCCGAACGTCAGCGTGACCGGCTTTAGCGATCTGATGGCGAACTTTGCGCAGACCCGGCAGGCGAATGTTCTGGTACGCGGCCTGCGCACCGCGGGTGATTTCGAGTATGAAATGCAGCTGGCGCATATGAATCGCCATCTGATGCCTTCGCTTGAGAGCGTGTTTCTGATGCCCTCGAAAGAGTGGTCCTTTATCTCATCAAGCCTGGTGAAGGAAGTGGCGCGCCATCAGGGCGATGTCTCCCACTTCCTGCCTGCGCATGTTCACCAGGCGTTGCTGGAGAAGCTGCGTTAA
- a CDS encoding glycosyltransferase family 2 protein, which produces MRARLSVVMIAKNAALLLPDCLASVAFADEIVVLDSGSSDETVAVATAAGANVFVETDWQGYGVQRQRAQQHASGDYILMIDTDERVTPELAQAIRQVLENPDPQTVYSIARRNLFLGRFMRHSGWYPDRVTRLYARERYRYNDNLVHESLDAPDARVVALQGDLLHLTCRDFAGFQRKQLGYATAWAQERHLRGKKVSVAGIFGHTLAAFCKTLLLRAGVLDGRQGWLLAVVNAQYTFNKYTELWALNRGYTEK; this is translated from the coding sequence ATGCGCGCGCGTCTCTCGGTGGTGATGATCGCCAAAAACGCGGCGCTGCTGCTGCCGGATTGTCTCGCCTCCGTGGCCTTTGCTGATGAAATCGTGGTGCTGGATTCCGGCAGCAGCGACGAGACTGTCGCTGTCGCGACGGCAGCCGGCGCGAACGTGTTCGTCGAAACCGACTGGCAGGGCTACGGCGTTCAGCGCCAGCGGGCTCAGCAGCACGCCAGCGGTGATTACATTCTGATGATCGATACCGACGAGCGCGTGACGCCAGAACTGGCCCAGGCGATTCGTCAGGTGCTGGAAAATCCCGATCCGCAGACGGTTTACAGCATCGCCCGCCGCAATCTGTTTCTGGGCCGCTTTATGCGCCACAGCGGCTGGTATCCGGACCGCGTCACCCGCCTCTATGCCCGCGAGCGCTATCGCTATAATGATAATCTGGTGCACGAATCGCTCGACGCGCCGGATGCGCGCGTGGTCGCCCTGCAGGGCGATCTGCTGCACCTGACCTGCCGGGATTTCGCGGGTTTTCAGCGCAAGCAGTTAGGCTACGCCACCGCCTGGGCTCAGGAACGTCATCTGAGGGGCAAAAAGGTGTCGGTAGCGGGGATTTTCGGACATACGCTGGCCGCATTCTGCAAGACGCTTCTGCTGCGCGCAGGCGTGCTGGATGGCCGTCAGGGCTGGCTGCTGGCCGTGGTGAACGCCCAGTACACCTTCAACAAATATACCGAGCTGTGGGCGCTAAACCGCGGCTATACGGAAAAGTAA
- the waaA gene encoding lipid IV(A) 3-deoxy-D-manno-octulosonic acid transferase, with amino-acid sequence MRLLLRSRKAPAYRKRWGERYGFCQGKVLPDGILLHSVSVGETLAAIPLVRALRHRYPSLPITVTTMTPTGSERVQSAFGKDVHHVYLPYDLPCAMHRFLETVRPKLVIVMETELWPNMISALHQRKIPLVIANARLSERSAKGYQKLGGFMRRLLSKITLIAAQNDEDASRFTALGLKRNQLAVTGSLKFDISVTPELAARAVTLRRQWAPRRQVWIATSTHDGEEAIILQAHRQLLATFPDLLLILVPRHPERFKDARDMVQKAGFSFTLRSTGEIPSGSTQVVIGDTMGELMLLYGIADLAFVGGSLVERGGHNPLEPAAHAIPVLMGPHTFNFKDICAKLQEADGLITVTGADSLVKEISTLLTDEDYRLWYGRHAVEVLHQNQGALQRLLQLLQPYLPQRSH; translated from the coding sequence GTGCGGCTTCTGCTCCGCAGCCGTAAAGCCCCTGCCTATCGCAAACGATGGGGGGAACGCTACGGCTTTTGTCAGGGAAAAGTGTTGCCGGACGGTATTCTGCTGCACTCCGTATCGGTGGGCGAAACCCTGGCCGCGATCCCGCTAGTGCGCGCATTGCGCCACCGCTACCCTTCTCTGCCGATCACCGTCACCACCATGACGCCGACGGGCTCTGAGCGCGTACAGTCGGCGTTCGGCAAAGATGTACATCACGTCTATCTGCCTTACGATTTGCCCTGCGCGATGCATCGTTTTCTGGAAACCGTGCGCCCGAAGCTGGTTATCGTGATGGAAACCGAACTGTGGCCGAACATGATTTCCGCGCTGCATCAGCGCAAAATTCCGCTGGTTATCGCTAACGCGCGGCTTTCCGAACGTTCCGCGAAGGGCTATCAAAAACTCGGTGGATTTATGCGCCGTCTACTGTCGAAAATCACGCTGATCGCCGCGCAAAATGATGAAGACGCCAGCCGCTTTACCGCGCTTGGCCTCAAGCGTAACCAGCTGGCCGTGACCGGCAGCCTGAAGTTTGATATCTCCGTGACGCCGGAACTGGCGGCTCGCGCGGTAACGCTGCGCCGTCAGTGGGCGCCGCGTCGCCAGGTCTGGATAGCCACCAGCACGCACGACGGTGAAGAGGCGATTATTCTGCAGGCGCATCGCCAGCTACTGGCAACCTTTCCCGATCTGCTGCTGATTCTGGTGCCGCGCCACCCGGAGCGCTTTAAAGACGCCCGCGATATGGTGCAAAAAGCGGGCTTTAGTTTTACGCTGCGCAGTACCGGCGAAATCCCCTCTGGCAGTACCCAGGTGGTGATTGGCGATACGATGGGCGAACTGATGCTGCTGTACGGCATCGCCGATCTCGCGTTTGTCGGCGGCAGCCTTGTCGAGCGCGGCGGCCATAATCCACTGGAGCCCGCCGCCCACGCCATTCCCGTGCTGATGGGCCCGCATACATTTAATTTCAAAGATATCTGCGCCAAATTGCAGGAAGCCGACGGACTTATCACGGTGACCGGCGCCGATTCGCTGGTAAAAGAGATCTCCACGCTGCTGACTGACGAGGACTATCGTCTGTGGTATGGCCGTCATGCGGTCGAAGTGCTGCACCAGAACCAAGGCGCGCTACAGCGTCTGTTGCAGCTGCTGCAGCCGTACCTTCCGCAGCGGAGCCACTGA
- a CDS encoding glycosyltransferase — translation MSDTPLLSIIVAVYNGEKFLSAFFDSIKSQQLESVELIVVDDGSTDRSAEITESYRAQFPLFQYVKQENQGVSAARNTGLALAQGKYLAFPDIDDVIYPTLYPRLLDIATQNDLDVATCNGTYIYDDGRPAKKIFPSDRLSSTGVLDGPTWLQMALSSRKFLHVTWLNIYRHDFIKRHGFSFEHGLRHQDIPWTTEVLLTAQRVQYIDETLYDYLIHSASVSHTPGTDDTRMRSARHYMKILEMLNAINERYPEQVKRVPACHWQIAKEGLGILHSINNIENPQKKREITRELFERGIWEMIWKNARGFKQRWRLGRRYFRLKKMAG, via the coding sequence ATGTCTGATACCCCTCTTCTGAGTATTATTGTCGCGGTTTATAACGGCGAGAAATTCCTGAGCGCCTTTTTTGACAGCATCAAAAGTCAGCAACTGGAAAGCGTTGAGCTTATCGTCGTGGACGACGGGTCGACCGACCGCTCCGCAGAAATCACCGAAAGCTATCGCGCGCAGTTTCCTCTTTTTCAGTATGTGAAACAGGAAAACCAGGGCGTATCCGCGGCCCGCAATACCGGCCTTGCGCTGGCGCAGGGGAAATATCTGGCGTTTCCGGATATCGACGACGTTATCTACCCGACGCTTTACCCGCGTCTGCTGGATATCGCCACGCAGAATGACCTTGATGTCGCAACCTGCAACGGCACCTATATCTATGACGACGGCCGCCCGGCGAAGAAAATTTTTCCGTCAGATCGCCTCTCTTCAACCGGTGTCCTGGACGGCCCAACCTGGCTGCAGATGGCACTCAGTTCGCGCAAATTCCTGCATGTCACCTGGCTTAATATCTATCGCCACGACTTTATTAAACGCCACGGTTTTAGCTTCGAACATGGCCTGCGCCATCAGGATATTCCCTGGACTACCGAAGTGTTGCTGACAGCGCAGCGGGTACAGTACATCGACGAAACATTGTATGACTACCTGATCCACTCAGCCTCGGTGTCGCATACGCCAGGTACGGACGACACGCGGATGCGATCGGCTCGCCACTATATGAAGATTCTGGAGATGCTGAACGCGATTAATGAACGTTACCCGGAGCAGGTGAAACGCGTACCGGCATGCCACTGGCAAATCGCCAAAGAAGGGCTCGGGATCCTGCACAGCATTAATAATATTGAAAATCCGCAGAAGAAGCGTGAAATCACGCGTGAGCTTTTCGAGCGGGGCATCTGGGAGATGATCTGGAAGAACGCGCGCGGCTTTAAGCAGCGCTGGCGTCTGGGTCGTCGCTATTTCCGCCTGAAAAAAATGGCGGGCTAA
- a CDS encoding glycosyltransferase family 4 protein yields the protein MHIVHTEADGGKGGQPLRIINESLGMQSRGHQVTIVCPAEVPLSTLARDAGLTVVNLPIKRKKIANLLRLRAWLKHEAGHIDVINSHNSVDTWLAALACATLRHAPPLVRTRHASGKPRNNRGTRWLFGTACAHVVTTGEALRHQLEDIGVPLSHSTSVPSGVDTARFKPGDKNAARRHCGLREEDFWLGVVSHLRPNKGHSVLLQALAQIDNPRIRLAIVGEGPHRAALEQEIVALGLQERVLMAGHRADPEAWFPAFDIALSPSHDMEGVPQGVLQSLASRVATIATDAGGTADAVIDNQTGVLVGQRDAQALKAAIMRLYDDAALRERLAQQGYDYLRSHFTRDCMLDAMEQVFRNASRQASNSR from the coding sequence ATGCACATCGTTCATACCGAAGCGGACGGCGGGAAAGGTGGTCAGCCGCTGCGTATTATCAACGAATCTCTTGGCATGCAGTCACGCGGACACCAGGTCACAATTGTGTGTCCTGCAGAAGTGCCGCTCAGCACGCTGGCGCGGGACGCGGGCCTGACGGTTGTCAATCTGCCCATTAAGCGTAAAAAAATCGCTAACCTGCTGCGTCTGCGCGCCTGGCTAAAACACGAGGCGGGACATATTGATGTCATCAATAGTCACAACTCCGTAGATACCTGGCTTGCGGCGCTGGCCTGCGCGACACTGCGTCACGCGCCGCCGCTGGTGCGCACACGCCACGCCTCGGGCAAACCGCGTAATAACCGCGGCACCCGCTGGCTCTTCGGCACCGCCTGCGCGCATGTGGTCACGACTGGCGAGGCATTGCGTCATCAGCTTGAGGATATCGGCGTTCCGCTTTCACACAGCACCTCGGTTCCCAGTGGGGTTGATACGGCACGCTTTAAGCCCGGCGATAAAAACGCGGCACGCCGGCATTGCGGGCTGAGAGAAGAGGATTTCTGGCTGGGTGTGGTCTCGCATCTGCGGCCTAACAAGGGCCACAGCGTGTTGTTGCAGGCGCTGGCGCAAATCGATAACCCGCGTATCCGACTGGCGATTGTCGGCGAAGGGCCGCATCGCGCCGCGCTGGAGCAGGAGATTGTCGCGCTGGGGTTGCAGGAGCGCGTGCTAATGGCTGGGCATCGCGCCGATCCCGAAGCCTGGTTCCCGGCGTTTGATATCGCGCTGAGCCCGTCGCACGATATGGAAGGCGTACCGCAAGGAGTATTGCAGTCGCTCGCCTCGCGCGTGGCGACGATCGCTACCGACGCGGGCGGCACCGCGGATGCGGTCATTGATAACCAGACGGGTGTGCTGGTGGGCCAGCGGGATGCGCAGGCGTTAAAAGCCGCGATTATGCGGCTATATGACGACGCTGCGTTGCGCGAGCGGCTGGCGCAGCAGGGTTACGATTACCTGCGCAGCCATTTCACGCGCGACTGCATGCTGGATGCGATGGAACAGGTCTTCCGGAACGCCAGCCGTCAGGCCAGCAATTCCCGGTAA
- a CDS encoding glycosyltransferase family 4 protein — translation MKLAIVRQTWNPNGGAERFVSRALNVLSQSGELDVTLIARQWESGAGWQTLTVNPPFRNRKAREAGFAAAAAAQFPAFDIVQSHERIPGATIFRAGDGVHAAWLEQYQRIQSPLARWAQAFSAYHRYILQAEREMFMHPQLRKVICNSKMVRDDIARRFGLADHQLTVIYNGVDTSVFHPSVREHSLRSELNIPDDAPVLAYVGSGFARKGVAVALKAIVNHPSVWLLVAGRDKHARRFEALARKLGVAARVKFLGPVSDIKTVYGSADALILPTLYDPFPNVCVEALACGLPLLTSHGCGAAEWVQEGENGWVRDALDASGYSLAVGEWLAGRAAGKDYAAAARRTAEPWTLERMAQELNALYRELLA, via the coding sequence ATGAAGCTTGCGATTGTCAGGCAGACCTGGAACCCCAACGGCGGCGCCGAGCGTTTTGTGTCGCGCGCGCTGAATGTGCTTTCGCAAAGCGGCGAGCTGGATGTCACGCTGATTGCCCGCCAGTGGGAAAGCGGCGCGGGCTGGCAGACGCTGACGGTCAATCCGCCGTTTCGCAACCGCAAGGCGCGCGAGGCGGGCTTCGCCGCCGCTGCCGCCGCGCAGTTCCCGGCATTCGATATTGTGCAGAGCCATGAGCGCATTCCCGGCGCGACGATTTTCCGCGCGGGTGACGGCGTCCATGCCGCCTGGCTGGAGCAGTACCAGCGCATCCAGTCGCCGCTGGCGCGCTGGGCGCAGGCGTTCAGCGCGTACCACCGCTACATTCTTCAGGCGGAGCGCGAGATGTTTATGCATCCTCAGCTTCGTAAAGTGATCTGTAATTCGAAGATGGTGCGTGACGATATTGCCCGCCGCTTCGGCCTTGCGGACCACCAGCTCACGGTCATTTATAACGGCGTCGATACGTCGGTATTCCATCCATCAGTACGTGAGCACTCACTACGCAGCGAGCTCAACATTCCTGACGATGCGCCGGTGCTGGCCTACGTCGGTTCCGGTTTCGCCCGTAAGGGCGTCGCCGTTGCGCTGAAGGCGATTGTCAACCATCCGTCTGTCTGGCTGTTAGTCGCCGGACGTGACAAGCACGCGCGACGCTTCGAGGCGCTGGCGCGCAAGCTCGGCGTAGCGGCTCGCGTGAAATTCCTCGGCCCCGTATCGGACATCAAAACGGTGTACGGTAGCGCCGACGCGCTGATCCTGCCGACGCTCTACGATCCGTTCCCCAATGTCTGCGTCGAAGCGCTCGCCTGCGGCCTGCCGCTGTTAACCAGCCACGGCTGTGGCGCGGCAGAGTGGGTGCAGGAAGGCGAAAACGGCTGGGTGCGTGACGCGCTGGACGCGTCCGGCTACAGCCTGGCGGTCGGGGAGTGGCTCGCGGGCCGCGCGGCAGGGAAAGATTACGCCGCTGCGGCGCGACGTACCGCGGAGCCCTGGACGCTGGAGCGAATGGCCCAGGAACTCAACGCGCTTTACCGGGAATTGCTGGCCTGA
- the rfaQ gene encoding putative lipopolysaccharide heptosyltransferase III, with amino-acid sequence MPDFFSPEQPPKRVLIIKLRHHGDVLLTSPCFTVLKQAYPQAEVDALVYDDTQAMLTSHPHIDQVHTIGRNWRKQGLLKQLRLYRGLVKTLKARQYDVLINLTEHWHGARLARLLKPRVSVGFRPDKRSGFARRRWVKSFTTLYPAIQDNTRHMVEVNLDALRRIGIHPATRDDKRTLFVPGDEAEAFIQEKLAAFGLKSGEYILVHPTSRWMFKSWDIPALAATVDALASRGLPVILSAAPSREETEYMDKLRAALTQPVFDLSGQLNLKQLGALMKHARVYFGVDSMPMHLASAVGTPTVAIFGPTGAIKWAPWGVSHRVITAGFTCQPCGKAGCGDSGVSDCITAIAPQQVLSAIDTLLLETPA; translated from the coding sequence ATGCCTGACTTTTTCTCGCCCGAACAACCGCCGAAGCGGGTTCTGATTATTAAGCTGCGCCACCACGGCGACGTGCTGCTGACGTCTCCCTGCTTTACGGTGCTTAAGCAAGCGTATCCGCAGGCCGAAGTGGACGCGCTGGTCTATGACGACACCCAGGCGATGCTCACCAGCCATCCGCACATCGATCAGGTACACACCATCGGGCGTAACTGGCGCAAACAAGGGCTGCTAAAGCAGCTCCGGCTCTATCGTGGGCTGGTGAAAACGCTGAAGGCGCGCCAGTACGATGTGCTGATCAACCTGACCGAACACTGGCACGGCGCCCGTCTGGCACGCCTGCTGAAGCCGCGCGTCTCTGTCGGCTTTCGCCCTGACAAGCGCAGCGGCTTTGCGCGCCGCCGCTGGGTGAAATCCTTTACCACACTTTATCCGGCGATTCAGGACAATACGCGCCATATGGTGGAGGTTAACCTCGACGCGCTGCGCCGTATCGGCATTCATCCGGCCACCCGCGACGATAAGCGTACGCTGTTCGTGCCGGGGGATGAGGCGGAAGCCTTTATCCAGGAAAAACTGGCGGCGTTCGGCCTCAAGAGCGGCGAGTACATTCTTGTGCATCCGACCTCGCGCTGGATGTTTAAATCCTGGGATATCCCTGCGCTGGCGGCGACCGTCGATGCGCTGGCAAGCCGCGGGCTGCCGGTGATCCTCTCAGCCGCCCCTTCACGCGAAGAAACCGAGTATATGGATAAACTACGCGCCGCCCTGACGCAGCCGGTATTCGACCTGAGCGGCCAGCTGAATCTCAAACAGCTTGGCGCGCTGATGAAGCACGCGCGGGTTTATTTCGGCGTGGACTCCATGCCTATGCATCTGGCGAGCGCCGTCGGCACGCCGACCGTCGCCATTTTCGGGCCGACCGGCGCGATTAAATGGGCGCCGTGGGGCGTCTCGCATCGGGTGATTACCGCAGGCTTCACCTGCCAGCCCTGCGGCAAAGCGGGCTGTGGCGACAGCGGCGTCTCCGACTGCATCACCGCGATTGCGCCTCAACAGGTGCTGAGCGCCATTGATACCCTGCTGCTGGAAACGCCTGCATGA